One genomic window of Pigmentiphaga litoralis includes the following:
- a CDS encoding LysR family transcriptional regulator — protein sequence MDWTHRLRLRNLQMLISLAHTRNISHSAAALNTTQPGLSKWLKDLEDDIGLPLFERHARGLRPTPHGEALIAHAKRLDVQLDRARAEMDALREGGSGQVMIGTSGASAPGTVPHAVLMLLERMPQVHVKLVEGTLDTLLEQLVRGDLDVVVGRSATEHLDPAILTERLYRESIHFIARPDHPLFEQDSMDWDDVLAYRWIMWPRGTPIRNALDAALAAAGRAPRNDLESASATLNVTLLSHSDMIGVASHGAAIRHMMLKALRILPIPLEGYGSVSMYWRNDPYRSAAVDELVDCVRKAAKEHGEHPVGTGPA from the coding sequence ATGGATTGGACTCACCGCCTGCGTCTGCGCAATCTGCAGATGTTGATCAGCCTGGCCCACACCCGAAACATCAGCCATTCGGCGGCGGCGCTCAATACCACGCAGCCCGGGTTGTCGAAGTGGCTCAAGGACCTCGAAGACGATATCGGCCTGCCGCTGTTCGAGCGGCATGCGCGCGGTCTGCGGCCCACCCCACATGGCGAAGCGCTGATCGCCCATGCCAAGCGGCTGGACGTGCAGCTGGATCGGGCGCGCGCCGAAATGGATGCGCTGCGCGAAGGCGGGAGCGGGCAGGTAATGATCGGGACATCGGGCGCGTCGGCGCCGGGTACCGTGCCCCATGCCGTGCTGATGCTGCTGGAGCGGATGCCGCAGGTGCATGTGAAGCTGGTCGAAGGCACGCTGGACACGCTGCTCGAGCAACTGGTGCGCGGCGATCTGGACGTGGTGGTCGGCCGCAGCGCGACCGAACACCTGGACCCGGCCATTTTGACCGAACGGCTGTATCGGGAATCCATCCACTTCATTGCCCGGCCCGATCACCCGCTGTTCGAGCAGGACTCGATGGATTGGGACGATGTGTTGGCCTACCGCTGGATCATGTGGCCGCGTGGCACGCCGATCCGCAATGCCCTGGACGCCGCGCTGGCGGCTGCGGGCCGCGCGCCGCGCAACGACCTGGAATCGGCGTCGGCCACGCTGAACGTCACGCTGCTGTCGCACAGCGACATGATCGGGGTCGCATCACACGGCGCGGCGATCCGGCACATGATGCTGAAGGCGCTGCGCATCCTGCCCATTCCACTGGAAGGCTATGGGTCGGTGTCGATGTATTGGCGGAACGATCCGTACCGGTCGGCGGCGGTGGACGAATTGGTCGATTGCGTGCGCAAGGCCGCGAAGGAGCATGGCGAACACCCGGTCGGAACGGGCCCCGCTTGA
- a CDS encoding alpha/beta hydrolase yields MTDTPLLDSIETTTGPELTRAVIFLHGLGADGNDFFPVVPELNLQGIPAVRFVFPHATIQPVTINGGMSMRSWYDIKLADLTRREDEAGIRVSQQHVERLIARENARGIATEHIVLAGFSQGCAMTLHTGLRHPQKLAGLVALSGYLPIADLLDAERSPANAATPVFMGHGTSDPVVPLARAEASRDRLTALGYPVEWHTYPMPHSVCVPELADISAFLRKVLA; encoded by the coding sequence ATGACCGACACCCCGCTTCTCGACTCCATCGAAACCACCACCGGCCCGGAACTGACCCGCGCAGTGATCTTCCTGCATGGCCTGGGCGCCGATGGCAATGACTTCTTCCCGGTCGTGCCGGAACTGAACCTGCAAGGCATTCCCGCCGTGCGGTTCGTATTCCCGCATGCCACGATCCAGCCGGTCACCATCAACGGTGGCATGTCGATGCGGTCCTGGTACGACATCAAGCTGGCCGACCTGACGCGCCGCGAAGACGAAGCCGGCATCCGGGTATCGCAGCAGCACGTGGAACGCCTGATCGCGCGCGAAAACGCCCGCGGCATCGCGACCGAACACATCGTGCTGGCCGGCTTTTCGCAGGGCTGCGCCATGACCTTGCATACCGGCCTGCGCCATCCGCAGAAACTGGCTGGCCTGGTCGCCTTGTCGGGCTACCTGCCGATTGCCGACCTGCTGGACGCCGAACGCAGCCCGGCCAATGCGGCCACGCCGGTGTTCATGGGCCATGGCACGAGTGATCCGGTCGTGCCGCTGGCGCGGGCCGAAGCGTCGCGCGATCGCCTGACCGCGCTGGGTTATCCAGTGGAATGGCATACCTATCCCATGCCGCATTCGGTGTGCGTGCCGGAACTGGCGGATATCTCGGCCTTCCTTCGCAAGGTACTGGCCTGA
- the maiA gene encoding maleylacetoacetate isomerase, which yields MQLYSFFNSSTSYRVRIALALKGQAYDTHGVNLRSGQQRDAAYLEVNPSGVVPSLVDEDVTLSQSLAIIDYLDARFPEPRLIPADPVERARVLEVSNAIACDIHPVNNLRILRYLKDQFNVDEEGRNAWYRHWVAEGLSGVDALLQRHGDGAYCFGDAPTLADCCLVPQVANALRMKCDLSAYPRVMAIYAHASAQPAFVAAEPARQPDYIA from the coding sequence ATGCAGCTCTACAGTTTTTTCAACAGTTCCACGTCCTACCGCGTGCGCATCGCCCTCGCCCTCAAGGGCCAGGCCTATGACACACACGGCGTGAACCTGCGCAGTGGCCAGCAGCGCGACGCCGCGTACCTGGAAGTCAATCCATCGGGCGTCGTGCCGTCGCTAGTGGACGAAGACGTGACCCTGTCCCAATCCCTGGCGATCATCGATTACCTTGACGCGCGCTTTCCCGAACCTCGACTGATTCCCGCCGATCCGGTGGAACGCGCCCGGGTGCTCGAAGTGTCCAACGCCATTGCCTGCGACATCCATCCGGTCAACAACCTGCGCATCCTGCGTTACCTGAAAGACCAGTTCAACGTTGACGAAGAAGGCCGCAATGCCTGGTACCGGCATTGGGTGGCCGAAGGCCTGTCCGGCGTCGATGCCCTGTTGCAACGGCATGGCGACGGCGCCTACTGCTTCGGTGATGCGCCAACGCTGGCCGATTGCTGCCTCGTGCCGCAAGTGGCCAATGCCCTGCGCATGAAGTGCGACCTTTCCGCCTATCCCCGCGTGATGGCCATCTATGCCCATGCCTCGGCGCAGCCTGCGTTCGTGGCCGCCGAGCCGGCACGCCAACCCGATTACATCGCCTGA
- a CDS encoding tripartite tricarboxylate transporter substrate binding protein produces the protein MILHRMFGSLAPARLSFASLARPLAGAALALASLSASAAWPERPITFIVPYTPATGIDLVARQLAAHLPKSLGQTVVVENVAGASGNIGSERAARAQPDGYTFMVQVNTLVMNRSLYKSLPYDPVNDFDAVGLTSWGTLLLVANPSQAPNTVAEVVAAAKAAPGKLNYGTPGVGTPHHLSMALFLQQTGTDMMQVPYKGTAGAVTDILGGRINYMFLPVHVALPQIKAGKLKVIATGSAKRLPQLPDVPTLAEAGLKGGDVDMWYGVLAPKGTPPAIIERMNREIAAVLKAPDLATAFEAQGMVPATSTPAQFRDLIGKDAQRWADVVKKSNITAE, from the coding sequence ATGATCCTTCACCGCATGTTCGGTTCGCTCGCACCGGCCCGCCTTTCCTTCGCATCGCTCGCCCGTCCGCTGGCCGGCGCCGCGCTGGCGCTTGCCAGCCTGAGCGCATCGGCCGCGTGGCCCGAGCGCCCCATTACCTTCATCGTGCCGTACACGCCCGCCACGGGCATTGACCTGGTGGCGCGTCAGTTGGCCGCGCACTTGCCCAAGAGCCTGGGCCAGACCGTGGTGGTCGAGAACGTCGCGGGCGCCAGCGGCAACATCGGCAGCGAGCGCGCCGCGCGCGCGCAGCCCGATGGCTACACCTTCATGGTCCAGGTCAACACCCTGGTCATGAACCGGAGCCTGTACAAGTCCCTGCCCTACGACCCCGTCAATGACTTCGACGCGGTCGGTCTGACGTCCTGGGGCACGCTGCTCCTGGTGGCCAATCCGTCCCAAGCGCCCAACACTGTTGCCGAAGTCGTGGCCGCGGCCAAAGCTGCGCCCGGCAAGCTCAACTACGGCACGCCGGGCGTGGGTACGCCCCACCATCTGTCGATGGCGCTGTTCCTGCAGCAGACCGGCACCGACATGATGCAAGTGCCCTACAAGGGCACCGCAGGCGCCGTGACCGACATTCTTGGCGGCCGCATCAACTACATGTTCCTTCCCGTGCATGTCGCCCTCCCGCAGATCAAAGCCGGCAAGCTCAAAGTGATTGCCACCGGCAGCGCCAAACGCCTGCCCCAACTGCCCGACGTCCCCACCCTGGCCGAGGCTGGCCTGAAGGGCGGTGACGTGGACATGTGGTACGGCGTGCTGGCCCCCAAAGGCACGCCGCCCGCCATCATCGAACGCATGAATCGCGAAATCGCCGCCGTGTTGAAGGCGCCGGATCTGGCCACGGCATTCGAAGCGCAAGGCATGGTTCCCGCGACGTCCACCCCGGCGCAGTTTCGCGACCTGATCGGCAAGGACGCTCAGCGTTGGGCGGACGTCGTCAAGAAATCCAACATTACTGCGGAGTAA
- a CDS encoding fumarylacetoacetate hydrolase family protein, whose protein sequence is MAFVVTPSPTVAIPVVGSQDLFPVRRVYCVGRNYGAHAREMGFDPDREPPFFFCKPADAVIPVAEGDTLSVPYPTLTGNYHYEVELVAAIGKGGENIPVESALDHVWGYGVGLDMTRRDLQMKMREMGRPWEIGKAFDASAPVGPLRPVAAAGNPHDAALSLHVDGAQRQHSRTSMLIWSVAETVADLSRYFRLEPGDIIFTGTPEGVGAVKPGETMTATVEGLGSLSVKIV, encoded by the coding sequence ATGGCTTTCGTTGTCACTCCTTCGCCTACCGTCGCCATCCCCGTGGTGGGGTCGCAAGATCTGTTTCCTGTCCGCCGCGTGTACTGCGTGGGCCGCAACTACGGCGCCCATGCACGCGAGATGGGCTTCGACCCCGATCGCGAGCCGCCCTTCTTTTTCTGCAAGCCAGCCGACGCCGTCATTCCGGTGGCCGAGGGCGACACCCTGTCGGTTCCCTACCCCACCCTGACCGGCAACTACCACTACGAAGTCGAACTGGTCGCGGCCATCGGCAAGGGCGGCGAGAACATTCCAGTGGAATCGGCACTGGACCACGTGTGGGGCTACGGCGTGGGTCTGGACATGACCCGGCGCGACCTGCAGATGAAGATGCGTGAGATGGGCCGCCCCTGGGAAATCGGCAAGGCCTTCGATGCGTCCGCACCCGTTGGCCCGCTGCGCCCGGTCGCTGCTGCCGGCAACCCGCACGACGCCGCACTGTCGTTGCATGTCGACGGCGCGCAGCGCCAGCACAGCCGCACGTCGATGCTGATCTGGTCGGTGGCCGAAACCGTGGCGGACCTGTCGCGGTATTTCCGGCTGGAACCGGGCGACATCATTTTTACCGGCACGCCCGAGGGCGTGGGCGCGGTCAAGCCGGGCGAGACGATGACGGCCACGGTCGAAGGCCTGGGCAGCCTGTCGGTCAAGATCGTTTGA
- the yjgA gene encoding ribosome biogenesis factor YjgA, producing the protein MSRKSFVPIDTNPPVRIDEDGNPDLRPPSKSQLKRDSTRLQELGVRLTKLSPARLKQLPLAELLYQAIREAQKITSHEAKRRQMQLVGKLMRDAQIDPIQAQLAKWEGDSQDEIAAFHQLELWRDKLLADDEHFTKFMNLYPAADAQQMRALIRAARKEQAANKALLQGHEPQRKHFRVLFQEIKRLQADAQGDTDRDTESDIDDDEDD; encoded by the coding sequence ATGTCCCGCAAAAGTTTCGTTCCGATCGATACCAACCCGCCCGTCCGCATCGACGAGGACGGCAATCCTGACCTTCGCCCGCCCAGCAAGTCGCAGCTCAAGCGCGACTCGACGCGGCTGCAGGAACTCGGGGTCAGACTGACGAAACTGTCGCCCGCGCGGCTCAAGCAGCTGCCGCTGGCCGAATTGCTCTACCAGGCGATCCGCGAAGCGCAAAAGATCACGTCGCACGAAGCCAAGCGCCGGCAGATGCAGCTGGTCGGCAAGCTGATGCGCGACGCGCAGATCGACCCGATCCAGGCCCAGCTGGCCAAGTGGGAAGGCGACTCGCAAGACGAAATCGCCGCCTTCCATCAACTGGAACTGTGGCGTGACAAGCTGCTGGCCGACGACGAACACTTCACCAAATTCATGAACCTGTACCCGGCCGCCGACGCGCAGCAGATGCGCGCGCTGATCCGCGCCGCCCGCAAGGAACAGGCTGCGAACAAGGCGCTGCTGCAGGGCCACGAACCGCAGCGCAAGCACTTCCGGGTGCTGTTCCAGGAAATCAAGCGGCTGCAGGCCGACGCGCAAGGCGACACGGATCGCGATACCGAATCCGACATCGACGATGACGAGGACGATTGA
- a CDS encoding serine hydrolase — translation MIPPQTLFRSLSLALGLLALEPAYADWTDALESRIERIDQDTPGKIGVYVKRLDDGKSLNYEADRLWYLGSAVKLPIALAVLQEVEAGSHRLNESLTLQDTDKIDGSGNVVWQKTGTRYTLDQLLKKMLMESDNTAANMLVRAIGEDTVNRRARDYLGSRGFKQITNFTQVRYEVYRELHPDASKLTNIQMVEVAGAPMGAERVTAFRRALSLEPGELKATSMDDAYNRYYAKEMNAVTLTAYGDMLEKLVTGKVLKQPQHLTALYKNMKYDSYDAYRLEAGLPRTVRFIHKTGTQHERACHAGVINPQDNGRNAIVVVACAEEMDESKVAAKAFEQVGRAITQTMLAEQTSRK, via the coding sequence ATGATCCCACCGCAGACCTTATTCCGGTCGCTGTCCCTCGCACTGGGGCTGCTCGCCCTTGAGCCCGCGTATGCGGACTGGACCGACGCCCTCGAATCGCGCATCGAACGCATTGACCAGGACACGCCCGGCAAGATTGGCGTCTATGTGAAACGCCTGGATGACGGCAAGTCTCTGAACTACGAAGCGGACCGCCTTTGGTATCTGGGATCCGCCGTCAAGCTGCCGATCGCTCTGGCGGTGCTGCAGGAAGTCGAAGCGGGATCCCACCGGCTCAATGAATCCCTGACCTTGCAGGACACCGACAAGATCGACGGGTCCGGCAATGTGGTCTGGCAAAAGACCGGCACACGCTACACGCTGGATCAGCTGCTGAAAAAGATGCTGATGGAAAGCGACAACACCGCGGCCAACATGCTGGTGCGCGCCATTGGCGAAGACACCGTCAACCGCCGGGCGCGCGACTACCTGGGGTCCCGCGGCTTCAAGCAGATCACGAACTTCACGCAGGTCAGGTACGAGGTCTATCGCGAGCTGCACCCCGATGCAAGCAAGCTGACCAACATACAGATGGTCGAAGTGGCGGGCGCCCCCATGGGCGCGGAGCGGGTCACGGCCTTCCGGCGCGCGCTGTCGCTGGAGCCGGGCGAGCTGAAGGCCACGAGCATGGACGACGCCTACAACCGCTACTACGCCAAAGAGATGAACGCCGTGACGCTGACCGCGTATGGCGACATGCTGGAAAAGCTGGTGACCGGCAAGGTGCTCAAGCAGCCGCAACACCTGACCGCGCTTTACAAAAACATGAAGTACGACAGCTATGACGCGTACCGCCTTGAAGCAGGCCTGCCGCGCACGGTGCGCTTCATTCACAAGACCGGCACGCAGCATGAACGGGCGTGCCATGCCGGCGTGATCAATCCGCAAGACAACGGCCGCAACGCGATCGTGGTCGTGGCCTGTGCGGAAGAGATGGACGAATCGAAGGTCGCCGCCAAGGCGTTCGAGCAGGTCGGCCGGGCGATCACGCAGACCATGCTGGCGGAGCAGACCAGCCGGAAGTGA
- the mog gene encoding molybdopterin adenylyltransferase, producing MSFPQHEPSASTARIERSHPDELICGLVSISDRASGGVYEDQGIPALKTWLQGALTTPVRFVERLIPDEAPGISATLTELADTVGCDLILTTGGTGPSRRDVTPEATLAVGTKEMPGFGEQMRQISLRFVPTAILSRQVAVIRERGTTDADGATLIINLPGQPKAIRETLEGLRDADQALVAAGIFAAVPYCIQLTGGPYIETDPAVCKAFRPKTAVRPA from the coding sequence ATGTCCTTTCCCCAGCACGAACCTTCCGCTTCGACCGCCCGCATCGAACGTTCGCACCCCGACGAACTGATCTGCGGCCTTGTGTCGATCAGCGATCGCGCCTCGGGGGGCGTGTACGAAGACCAGGGCATCCCGGCGCTGAAAACCTGGTTGCAAGGCGCGCTGACGACGCCGGTGCGATTTGTCGAACGCCTGATCCCCGACGAAGCCCCCGGCATTTCGGCCACGCTGACCGAACTGGCCGACACGGTGGGCTGCGATCTGATCCTGACCACGGGCGGCACCGGGCCGTCGCGCCGCGATGTCACGCCTGAAGCCACCCTGGCGGTGGGCACCAAGGAAATGCCCGGATTCGGCGAACAGATGCGCCAGATTTCGCTGCGCTTCGTGCCAACGGCGATCCTGTCGCGCCAGGTGGCCGTGATTCGCGAACGCGGCACGACCGACGCCGACGGCGCCACGCTGATCATCAACCTGCCGGGCCAGCCCAAAGCCATCCGCGAAACGCTGGAAGGCCTGCGTGACGCCGACCAGGCGCTGGTGGCCGCCGGCATCTTTGCCGCCGTGCCCTACTGCATCCAGCTGACAGGCGGCCCGTACATCGAGACCGATCCTGCGGTGTGCAAAGCATTCCGCCCCAAGACGGCCGTGCGCCCGGCCTGA
- a CDS encoding aldehyde dehydrogenase family protein, protein MQIARHYIDGEWLGSVSGNETLAPSYNPATTEVAAQFADGSKAEAEAAIAAAVRAFKGTAWKNSAKLRAEVLLAFADRLEAQKETIADWLVTLNGKLRREALGEIGAGVSELRYYAGLARNLFGRILEIEPGCFSSLDREPSGVAAIILPWNAPVTLLVRSLAPALAAGCTVVIKPAHQTSLVNNLVLECLVSDSRVPKGVINSVIESGTEVSRWLCESPDVDVISFTGSSGVGKKIASATADTLKRLSLELGGKAPAVVFKDCDLDKTVAGIVAGGLVMAGQQCTAVARVLVEDSVYTDFSAKLAQALKAVKVGPGNDPSSQMACLIDNANRDRIAGLVETAERTQKVLLRGAIPEGALGRGAFITPSLVEVEDLASNFVQNELFGPLLVIERFTTEDEAVHRANATRFSLAASVWTTDMRKARRVATRIRSGTVWSNTHNRLFAEIETGGYRDSGYGKLHGVEGLNDFMQTKHFYFETGV, encoded by the coding sequence ATGCAGATCGCCCGACATTACATCGACGGAGAGTGGCTGGGCTCCGTCAGCGGCAACGAAACCCTCGCGCCAAGCTACAACCCCGCCACCACCGAAGTCGCCGCCCAATTCGCGGACGGCAGCAAGGCCGAAGCCGAAGCGGCCATTGCGGCTGCGGTCCGCGCCTTCAAAGGCACGGCGTGGAAAAATTCCGCCAAGCTGCGCGCCGAGGTGCTGCTGGCCTTTGCCGACCGGCTCGAGGCACAGAAAGAAACCATTGCCGACTGGCTTGTCACGTTGAACGGCAAACTGCGCCGCGAAGCGTTGGGGGAAATCGGTGCGGGGGTGTCCGAGCTGCGGTATTACGCCGGCCTTGCGCGCAATCTGTTCGGACGCATCCTGGAAATCGAACCGGGCTGCTTCTCGTCGCTCGATCGCGAGCCGTCGGGCGTCGCCGCCATCATCCTGCCCTGGAATGCACCGGTCACCCTGCTGGTCCGGTCGCTTGCTCCTGCGTTGGCAGCGGGCTGCACGGTGGTCATCAAGCCTGCCCACCAGACGTCGCTGGTGAACAACCTGGTGCTGGAATGCCTGGTCAGCGATAGCCGCGTCCCCAAGGGGGTGATCAATTCGGTCATCGAGTCGGGCACCGAAGTGTCGCGGTGGCTGTGCGAGTCGCCGGATGTGGACGTCATCAGCTTTACCGGTTCGTCGGGCGTGGGCAAAAAGATTGCCAGTGCGACGGCCGACACGCTCAAGCGGCTGTCGCTTGAACTGGGCGGCAAGGCACCTGCCGTCGTGTTCAAGGATTGCGACCTCGACAAGACCGTGGCGGGAATCGTGGCCGGGGGACTGGTCATGGCCGGCCAGCAATGCACGGCAGTGGCTCGCGTGCTGGTCGAAGATAGTGTGTACACCGATTTCTCCGCCAAGCTCGCGCAGGCATTGAAGGCGGTAAAAGTCGGACCCGGCAACGACCCGTCATCCCAGATGGCTTGCCTGATCGACAACGCCAACCGCGACCGGATCGCGGGTCTGGTCGAAACAGCCGAACGCACGCAGAAGGTCCTGCTGCGCGGCGCCATCCCCGAAGGGGCACTGGGCCGCGGCGCGTTCATCACCCCCAGCCTGGTCGAAGTCGAAGACCTGGCCAGCAACTTCGTGCAGAACGAACTGTTCGGCCCGCTGCTGGTGATCGAGCGCTTTACGACCGAAGACGAAGCGGTGCACCGCGCAAACGCCACACGCTTCAGCCTGGCCGCCAGCGTCTGGACCACTGACATGCGCAAGGCGCGCCGCGTGGCGACACGTATCCGGTCGGGCACCGTCTGGTCCAACACGCATAACCGGCTGTTTGCCGAAATCGAAACAGGCGGCTATCGCGACAGTGGCTACGGCAAGCTGCACGGCGTGGAAGGTCTGAACGACTTCATGCAGACCAAACACTTCTACTTCGAGACCGGCGTCTGA
- a CDS encoding serine hydrolase, with translation MTELARVDARFPGAIGVYVRDLDTGVEASYHAEETWYLASTVKIPIALTVLRTIERGEHTLDSTLTLRATDYVDGTGETNSHPPGTKLTLRYLIEQMIVHSDNTASDMLIDMVGINEVNALVRSIIPKGFQRITSLADVRRHAYSQIVPAAMQLSGSDFLLLKKQRTDSARLEILADLYQTPPKQFQVKTVGAAFEAYYATHLNSARLDAYGELLAKLMAGKILAPTSTAYLLDVMRRVQTGQQRIKAGLAPPAVFAHKTGTQRARTCDSGIITEPTAYPGKRIVIAACTRGDLSVARSDRALKQVGEALRTSGLLTIEGFHDPTADLIPVAVPRTGAARP, from the coding sequence GTGACCGAACTCGCGCGGGTCGATGCACGCTTTCCCGGTGCGATCGGCGTCTATGTACGGGATCTGGACACGGGGGTTGAAGCGTCCTATCACGCCGAGGAAACCTGGTATCTGGCGTCGACGGTAAAGATTCCCATCGCGTTGACGGTATTGCGCACGATCGAGCGCGGCGAACACACGCTGGACAGCACGCTCACCCTGCGCGCAACGGATTATGTCGACGGCACCGGCGAGACCAACAGCCATCCGCCTGGCACCAAACTGACCCTGCGGTATCTGATAGAACAGATGATCGTGCACAGTGACAACACGGCCAGCGACATGCTGATCGACATGGTTGGCATCAACGAGGTGAACGCGCTGGTGCGCAGCATCATCCCCAAAGGCTTCCAGCGCATCACTTCGCTGGCCGACGTGCGGCGGCATGCGTACAGCCAGATCGTGCCCGCCGCGATGCAGCTGTCAGGATCGGATTTCCTCTTGCTTAAAAAGCAGCGGACCGACTCCGCCCGGCTTGAGATCCTGGCCGATCTGTATCAGACGCCCCCCAAACAGTTCCAGGTCAAGACCGTGGGCGCGGCATTCGAAGCGTATTACGCGACGCATCTGAACTCGGCGCGGCTCGATGCCTATGGTGAATTGCTGGCCAAGCTGATGGCGGGAAAGATTCTTGCTCCGACATCGACTGCCTACCTGCTTGACGTCATGCGGCGGGTGCAGACCGGCCAGCAACGGATCAAGGCCGGCCTTGCGCCCCCCGCCGTATTTGCGCACAAGACCGGCACGCAGCGCGCGCGCACCTGTGACTCGGGGATCATTACCGAACCCACGGCCTACCCGGGCAAGCGGATCGTGATCGCCGCCTGCACACGGGGCGACCTGTCGGTGGCGCGCTCGGACCGGGCCTTGAAACAAGTGGGTGAGGCATTACGGACATCCGGCCTACTCACCATCGAAGGGTTTCATGATCCCACCGCAGACCTTATTCCGGTCGCTGTCCCTCGCACTGGGGCTGCTCGCCCTTGA
- a CDS encoding universal stress protein — MFKKILIPTDGSPLSSQAANAGVMFARSVNAEVVALHVTQPFAATIGFDGMAAAYAITDDAYEKASSEQAAKYIDAVMSRADTADVKATSLSVSNFNVADGIVQAAAESGADLIFIGSHGRSGLSRLLLGSVTAKVLSLAGTAVLVYRVKDEKDKK, encoded by the coding sequence ATGTTCAAGAAGATCCTGATTCCCACCGACGGCTCGCCGCTGTCCTCGCAAGCCGCCAATGCTGGCGTCATGTTCGCCCGCTCGGTCAATGCCGAAGTCGTGGCGCTGCACGTCACGCAACCGTTTGCCGCGACCATCGGTTTCGACGGCATGGCTGCGGCCTATGCGATCACCGATGACGCGTATGAAAAGGCCTCGTCCGAGCAGGCCGCCAAATACATCGACGCCGTCATGAGCCGCGCCGACACGGCCGACGTCAAGGCCACGTCCTTGTCGGTGTCGAATTTCAATGTGGCCGATGGCATTGTCCAGGCGGCTGCGGAATCCGGCGCGGACCTGATCTTCATTGGCAGCCACGGCCGCAGCGGCCTGTCCCGCCTGCTGCTGGGCAGCGTGACCGCCAAGGTGTTGTCGCTGGCCGGTACGGCAGTGCTGGTGTATCGCGTGAAAGACGAAAAGGACAAGAAGTAG